Below is a genomic region from uncultured Erythrobacter sp..
AACATGCTTTTTCGGAAGAAATCTCTCGATGCAGCATTCTGCGTTCGATGCGACAGAAGGACCCGCGAATGGCGCTGCGCTATGGGATAATCCAACTTCGCAAGAACCTCTGCAGACCGCCCGAAAGGCGGCGAGGCTAACATTCATCTAAACAATTGCAGCGGCCGCAGCGTTACCGCAAAGTGGAACCCGCGATCCTGCAAATCCCGGCTGCCCGGTGGAACAGCATCCTTCAATGCGTGCGCATAGGCGAAGGTAGCCGAAAGGCCCGGTGAAGGCTGCCATGTGAGAGCTGCGCCAACACTCCAAAGCATGTCAGCCACAGGATCCTCGACCTCACGATTGTCGAGCCAGGCGCCATCGACAAAGCCAGCAATGGAAAAGCGTCCCCAGTCGAACCCTTGGGACGCGCCGCCTCGGCCAGTCAAATCAAAAGGTTGGGCAAGTTCAATCGATCCGATCATGCCTTGATCGGCGAGTGCGAGAGTTTCACGATAGCCGCGTACGGTCTGCCTGCCGCCAGCTGCAAGCCGTTCTCCTGAATAAAGGATACCGTCCGCGGCTTGGCCAGCAAACCGCAGACGTAATTCCAGACCCTCTGGCGTCAACAGGCGCGCATAGCTTGCGCGGACATTTGCCGTGCGGAAATTGCGGTCCGGTGTAACAAGGCCGGGAATGTCGCCTTTCGAGCCATCGAGGCCCTGCGTTCCGGTCAGCGACACGGCCAGCACGGTGCTGATGCCGCGCTGGACGAAGTCAGCGGTCACGCGCGCCACAGTGTATTCGGCGCGGCCATCGACGGCGCCTGGACTTAGCGAAAACGGTCTGCCCAAAAGCTCCGTTTCGGAAACTCGGTGACCGACCCGCATCCCTACGCTGAAGGAGCGCGCGGAGACCCAGCCCGAACCATCGCGCTCGGGTGTCAGAGGGCGTGCGTAAAGGCGATAGGTCATGCCGCCTTCGACATTCCAGTCGCGCGCCGCGATATCCAGCGGCCGCAATTCCGGATCGACCACTGCGGCCCGATTAAAGCCCCCCAGCAGATTGAGCGAAAGGTCGCGGTCGAATACCGGCGTCGCATAGGCGAAGCGCGCATCGGGTTCGCCCGAGGTAAGGCCTGCCTCGATGCTCATAATGTCGCCTGCCGAGATCAGGTTCCGTAGCGATCCACCGACCGAAAAGCGCTCACCGCCGATCGCCGGTGAGCGGCTGTTTGCAACGCCGGCGTAAAGGTCGGCCCTTTCGGCAGGTCGCACGACGAGCTTGAGACGAGCTTCACCCGCCACGCTGCCTGGCTGCAGATCCGCTGATATTGACCCTATCGCCGGGTCTTCCGCCAGTAACCGGAAGTCCCGTTCGAGCGCGATCACATCAAGCGGTCGCTGCGCAGTCGACGGCATGCGGTCGACAACAAAATCTGACGAAAGCCCGCCGGCCCCTCTATCACTCCATTCCAGTTCGACGCCGTTATCCTGCCCGGTCAATCCGCCCGAGATCAGCTCCAGCTGCAGCGCGCCTTGATCGGTGTCAGGCCGCCGCGCGATCAGAACGCCGGAATTGATGTAGCCATTCGCGACCAGCGCGCGATTGATCAGCTGCACCAGCGCGACCAGCCTCTCCAGCGGAACGGTCTCTCCGACCATACCGTTGGCTGCGAACTGTCCAGCAACCCAGTCGGCATTCAGCGCAGTGCCGGGTGTGGCGGTGACTTGAAGCCCGTAAGCGGGATTGCTGATCGCTGAGAAATCGGCCCGCGCGTGCCCGAATGCATCGCCTGTTGTAAGAACCTCTACCCGCGCAAACCGGGTCGTTCCCGAGACCGGCGGAACCGAGGGGGGCTCTGCCTGCGTGACCGCAGGAAATTCGGTCGGTTCGGCGTAATCGGGCTGCTGGATTTCAGCTTGCTGACCCACACGTTCGGTGGGCGCGCTCGTCTCCTGCGCTGCGGCAAGGCCTGGCGCGAGAAAGGCCGCGAAGCCAACGAAGGCCGCGCTTGCGCGAAAACCGCTGGTCAAGGCCGCGCGGCTCACAGGCAAACTGCCATTGTGGGCACATCCGATCGCGCAATCGGATCGGTCTCGCCTTCTTCAGGTGATGATGGGGCCGGAGCACTTTCATCCGGAGCGGGCGGCAAACCATATGGGCCGGTGATGCGGGTCGAGAACTGGCTGACTTCGCCCGATCGCCGCACCGCTGCACAAACGCCGCTGAGGATGCCGGACGCATCGAGGAAGTCGACCGTTGGCACCTCGGTCCCGGTGATCTGCTCGCCGACATTGCTTTCGATAAGCAGCGAGCCATCGACCGAGATGAGGTTCACCGTATCGCTCGAACGGATAAAGAAGTCGGACGAAATCTGGACATTCGCCCCGCCTTGTTCACCGAGCGCCAGAATGCTGCCGCCTTCGGACAAGATCAGGAACGGGTCGGAAATCGTGATGCGCCCGCCGGTATTCGCGCCTGAGCTGGTGGTGATAACCCCCGGATCGCGGCCTGACAGACCAAGGAAACCGTCGCTCGGCAGGAACAGGCCGATATCGCCTGCTGGTCCATTATCCGAATTGGTGGAGACGCTGCTACCATTATCAATCCGGATAAGGCTGGAGTTGATCTGGATCGTTCCGGCGGAGAATGTGCCAGCTGCTGTGCTGGAAATGCTGCTAAAGTTGTCGAGCAGCAAAGTGGCAGCCGAAATATCGATATCGCCAGCATCTCCGCCCCCGAGCGCCGCAGTCGATATCTGTGCGTCGTTGCCGAGAGAGAGCAGGTCGCTGATCTCGACGGTAACGGTGCCGGCATTGCTGCTCTGGCTGGTGGAATCGATCGATGCACCATCGGCGAGAAAAGCGTTATTGGCGCGGAGCAATACGTCGCCTGCGTCACCCGCCGGAGCGGTCGCGAGCTGAAATGGTGCTGCCGAAGCGGTCGCCGAGGTAACGGGATCAGGATCCTCCGAGGCGGAAGTGATCCGGCCTCCGCTCATCTGCAATTCTCTGGCCAGAACCGAGACCGATCCGGCATCGCCGCTGCCGGTCGTGATGCTGTTGATCTCTCCGCCCGTCATTGAAAGCAGATCGGCCGATACCTCTACCGACCCGGCGTTGCCCGAGCCCTGCGTCGCTGCCGAAATCGTAGCTGAGTCGGCCATGTCGAGGCGGCCCGATACTGCAACCGTCACATCGCCTGCATCACCCGATACGCCGGTCGAGTCGATCTCCGCCGCCCCGCTAAGCGATGCGTTTCCGGCGGCAATGAACACCGAGCCTGCACGCCCCGCATTGGGCGCGTCGGAATCGGAGGCAGAATCGATCCTTCCCCCCGCCATCACCAGTTCATCGACGAAAACCCCGACGAGGCCGGCATCCCCGCTGCCTGCGGTGAAAGAATTGATCGCTCCGCCAGCCATATCGAGCAGGCCCGCCCTGACCTCGACAGTTCCGGCATCTCCCGTCCCCTCCGAGGAGGCCGAGATGTTGCCCTCAGGTTCAATCCGCAGCGTGTCTGTGACGGTCACTGTGACGTCTCCGGCCCCGCCGCTCGATCCCAACTCTGCCTGAGAATCAATCGAGCTGTCGAAGAGGACAGAGAGGTTCTGCGCTTCGACGGTCACATCGCCAGCTAAGCCGGGGCCGTGCGTGGCCGATGTGATGTCGCCGCCGCGCAGGACAATGTCACCCGCAGTGACGAAAACAACGCCTGCATCGCCCGAGCCAAAGGTGGTTGCCGAAATTTCCGACGTTTCGCCGAGGCCTGGCTCGTAGTCGCCATCGTCGTTCGTAATCGTAAGCGTTCCGGTCACCGAAACGCCGACACCGCCTGCGTCGCCCGTAGAGCCTTCCTCGGTCAGCGAATTGATGGTCGCCCCATTGGTCAGCGAAGCGTTATTGGCACGGATCAGCACCAGCCCTGCATCGCCGGAACCGCTGGTGAACGAGGTGATCTCACCGCCGTCCATGATGAGAGTGTCAGTATCGATCAGAACCTGACCAGCATCGCCGGGACCGCGTGTGGATGCCGAGATACGCGCGCCTTCGGACACTTCGACCAAACCGCCCGAGTTGATCGTAACTTGTCCGGCCGCTCCCGTTGAATCGGCCAACGCGGCTGAGTTCACCCGGGCATTGCCGCGCAGCCTGACGGAATTCGCGTTTATCTCTACATCGCCTGCATCGCCCTCTCCGTCAGAGGATGAGGCAACCGCGCCCCCTGTCATCATCAGCGATCCAGCATTGATCGTTACAAGCCCGGCATCACCGCTCGACAATGTGGCAGCGGTGATCGCCGCTGCATCGGTGATCCCGAGCACTCCGGCAACATCCACCCGCACATTACCGGCATTACCGGTCGAATTGCGCAATGCAGAGGAGTTGATCCGCGCGTCACCGCTAAGCTGGGCGCTGTCGGCGACGACCAGGACATCGCCCGCATCGCCTTCAGCCGAGGTGGAGCTGTCGATACTACCACCCGTCATGGTGAGCCTGTTTGCCGTCACCCGCACCAGGCCGGCGTCTCCGACACTTTCGGTGGTGGCTGCAATCGTGGCCGCATCCGCAAGCGAGAGATCGCCCGCAACCTCTACATTCACCCGGCCCGCCGATCCGGTTGATCCTTCGGCGGTTCGTGAAGAAATCCGCGCGTCGCCGAACAAGGAGAGGCTGTCTGTGGCAATGGTGATGTCACCTGCCGAACCGGCTCCGCCAGTCCCTGATGTGATCGCAGCGCTGTCCGAGAGGGTGATCGAACCGGCTTCGACATCAAGCACACCGGCATTGCCCGATCCGGCAGTCGAGGCGGCAATGAAGGTGTTGCCCGACATGTTCAGTTCGTCGGTAACGCGGACCAGAACATTGCCTGCCTCGCCCACTCCGACGGTCGCTGTCGCGATGCCCGATCGTCCGCTAAACGACAGGCTATCGGCAAATATTTCTACCGATCCTGCATCGCCTGTCGCCTCCAGAAAATCGCCATTCGCGTTGGGGAAGGAGCGGGACGAGGTGGAGGAGATGAAGCCGCCGGTAATGTCGATTACACCTGCCCGGACCGTGACATCCCCCGCATCACCATCGCCAAGGGTCAGCGAGGTGATGAGGCCGCCGCTCATTTCGAGCCGGTCGGCGGTGATGTCGACCGTCCCCGCATTGCCAAACGCTCTGGTGGCCGACCGGATTTCACCGTCAATAATCCGGAGCAAGCCAGCATCAATCTCAACCGAGCCCGCATTGCCGGGCCCGAAATCGGTGATCGAGCTTATGAAACTGTTTTCGACGATGAGTTCGTCTGCGGTGATGCGAACTTGCCCGGCATCGCCATCGCCAAACGTCGATGCGCCGATTTCGGCGAGGTTCATCAGGTGTGCTGTCCCGGCGATCACGGTCACAGATCCTGCGTTGCTTCTGGACTGGAACAACGCCGATGCGCTGATGCTTCCACCGTTCATCACCAGATTGTCTGTCACGACCACAATGTCTCCGGCAGCGCCCGATGCTCCCTGAGCGACCGAGCTGATACGCCCGCCGGGAGCCACACTGTCCGGATTGGTGCCGATCATTATGTTGGGCGCCTGCACAAACACCGATCCGCCAGACCCAAACACCGAGGCGCTGGCTGAAATCGACGAGTTCACGTCGTCGAGAAACAACGTGTCCCCTGCAATGATGCGCACATCGCCGGCTTGCCCGAACTCGGAAATCGTTGCGAGGAAAGTGTCGCCCGACAGGCGGATCGTGCCGACCACTTCGATGTCCAGCCTGCCACCAATGCCGTCGCCCAGCACGTCGGCAGTAATAAAGGTGTTCTGGGCAAGGAGATCGCCTGCACGAATGATGACATCGCCGCCATCTCCGTCTCCCTGTGTGAAGGCTATGATCGTACTGAAGCTGTCGGCGAGCATCTGGTTCTCGACGTCGAACCGCACCGCTCCGCCGTTGCCGTTGCCGAAAACGGCGGATTGAATCAGTGCATTGTCGCGCACTGCGGCATTGGCAGCAGCAATTGAAATGCCGCCAGTGTCGCCTTCACTCAAAGTGCTCGATTCAATCACCGAACCACCCGTCAGCAGAAAGTCGCCGGTCAGATCGAACCCGACCGATCCGGCATTGCCCACTTCGCCGAACACGATCGAACGAACGACAGAATTGCCGGCAATCGTGGTATTTTCGGCGCTTACAAATACGTCCCCGGCATCGCCATTGTCGGTGCTCGCAGATTCGATGACGGCGCCTCCCGAAAGGAGTAAGTCTCCGGCAAGATCGAGCGTGACACTCGCCGCAGTTCCACTGGGGCCGAAATCGATCGATCGGATAAAAGTCCCACCTGCAAGCGACACATTAGCCGCGTCGATGAAGATAGCGCCGGCATCGCCAGTGCCGCCGACAATGGATTCGATGAAGGCGCCCCCTTCAAGCGAAAGATCGCCCGAGAGACTGAGCGCAACCACACCTGCATTGCCCGAGCCTTCGTTCACGGACTGGATACGGGCGTCATCGCGCAGGGACAGCGCCGATGCGCTCACGTTCACACTACCGGCCTCTCCGGCTCCACGCGCCACCGAGTTTACGGACGCGCCCCCCGACATCGACAGCCCGCCATCTACCGCGAACACGATGTTTCCAGATCTGGCATCGGTACCGTCTGTAAAGGACTCGATTAATGCCTCTCCTTCAAGCAGCGCCTCGCCCGCATGAACGGTAACATCACCGGCATCGCCTCCGCCTAACGAGGCGCTGGCGATCTGGTTGAAACCACCGGTCATCTGCAGCAGCCCGGTCGCGGTGAATTCGACCGGCCCCACACCAGCACCGTTGAAACCTGCCGAGGCAACCTCGCCGCCAAAGAACAGCGCGTCGTGTGTATTGACGATCAGTGCGCCCGAACTCGCGCCGCCGGACCCGGCCGCCTGAGTCTGGAGGATGCCGCGATCGGAGAATATAGCCGTGTCGGAGTTGATCGACAGAGTGCCGGACGCGGTCGATCCGAGCGCGGTTGTGGTAATCAGACCGCCAGCCAAATGAAACACATTGGCGTTGATGCGCACATCACCGCCCAAGCCATCTGAAAAGGTGCGGGTGTCGATCCGCCCGCCCGGCATGAAATAGTCAAAGGCGTTGATATTTACCGATCCGGTCGCTCCATTGCCAAAGCCGAAGGTCCTGATCTCTCCCCCGAAAAAGCCCACCGAGAACGCGTCGATAAAGACACTGCCGCCATCGGCATCGCTCGCAGTTTCGGTCAGGATGCGGGTGCCGTCGAGGCTCAGGAATTCTGCCAGAATCCGGATGTCGCCGCCATGCGCATTCGGATCAAATCCGGCGAAGGTTTGCAAGGTGCTGTCAAAACTGAGGTCAACGAATCCGCCCTCGATGATGATATCACCGGCAGAGCCAAGACGGCTCTCGGTTGTCAGCTCGCCGCCAGCAATAACGACGACCTCATCGCCGCGCAGCGCAAGCGCTCCCGTTCCATTGCCCACGAGCCGACCGCCTTCGACGACCACCAATGAGCCCGCCGCATTGATACTATCAGCAACCACCAGGGCTCCGGAACTGACAAAGACCTGCCCATCACCCGTTGGCAATCCGATATCCGTGAGCGCGACCATCTCCTGGCCGCCACCAATCGCAGCGAAATCAAAATGCGTCCCGTCGCCCAGAATTGCCCCGGTTATCCGCACATCGGACGAAACTAGGCTGACCGACGCGGTTGCTGTTCCTTCGGTTACAAGCGCACCGGCTTGATCGATCCGGCTCTGTCCGCCCAGAAAGCCGAACGCCGCTGGAGGTGCGCTTGAGAAAGTGGAGCCGTCAGGGGTAACAGTTGAAAACCGCTCTCCGCCGCCAAACTCCAATTGGTGCGCGGTCGAGAAATAGGCTGATCCCGGCACATCAACCGAAGCGCCGTCTCCGAATATGACGCCCGCCGGATTGATGAAGAAGAAACTGGCGTTCGGCATGTCGGCAACCCGGATCGTGCCGTTGATTTCAGAAGGCGCGCCGCTGCGGACCCTGTTCACGATGTTGAGAATCGAGGCCGCATCCGCCGAGCCGCGCACCCAGCTGGCGATGTCGCCGCTCGCAAGATCGAAATCGGAGAAGCTGTGAAACAGGTTGCCACCCGCTGCTTCGCCGCCTGAGATCACGGTGGTGTTCCCTGCGGTTGTGACGGTTGTGGACGTGTCGAAACCAGGCTGTGTGTCTGCCGAGATGTTGGTCTGTGCCTGCGCGCTGCTCGCAGCGGCAATCGCAACTGCCGAAGAGACCAGAAGATAATGCCAGATCTTCATCGCCATGCTCCCAACAGTGTAAACGCAGCCCAGACGCGCGGATCGGAATAGACGTTGTCGCTCCTGATTAGCGTCAATTGCGCGTTGCGCATCGCCTCAGCTCTGCCCTG
It encodes:
- a CDS encoding ShlB/FhaC/HecB family hemolysin secretion/activation protein, which produces MSRAALTSGFRASAAFVGFAAFLAPGLAAAQETSAPTERVGQQAEIQQPDYAEPTEFPAVTQAEPPSVPPVSGTTRFARVEVLTTGDAFGHARADFSAISNPAYGLQVTATPGTALNADWVAGQFAANGMVGETVPLERLVALVQLINRALVANGYINSGVLIARRPDTDQGALQLELISGGLTGQDNGVELEWSDRGAGGLSSDFVVDRMPSTAQRPLDVIALERDFRLLAEDPAIGSISADLQPGSVAGEARLKLVVRPAERADLYAGVANSRSPAIGGERFSVGGSLRNLISAGDIMSIEAGLTSGEPDARFAYATPVFDRDLSLNLLGGFNRAAVVDPELRPLDIAARDWNVEGGMTYRLYARPLTPERDGSGWVSARSFSVGMRVGHRVSETELLGRPFSLSPGAVDGRAEYTVARVTADFVQRGISTVLAVSLTGTQGLDGSKGDIPGLVTPDRNFRTANVRASYARLLTPEGLELRLRFAGQAADGILYSGERLAAGGRQTVRGYRETLALADQGMIGSIELAQPFDLTGRGGASQGFDWGRFSIAGFVDGAWLDNREVEDPVADMLWSVGAALTWQPSPGLSATFAYAHALKDAVPPGSRDLQDRGFHFAVTLRPLQLFR
- a CDS encoding filamentous hemagglutinin N-terminal domain-containing protein, with the protein product MKIWHYLLVSSAVAIAAASSAQAQTNISADTQPGFDTSTTVTTAGNTTVISGGEAAGGNLFHSFSDFDLASGDIASWVRGSADAASILNIVNRVRSGAPSEINGTIRVADMPNASFFFINPAGVIFGDGASVDVPGSAYFSTAHQLEFGGGERFSTVTPDGSTFSSAPPAAFGFLGGQSRIDQAGALVTEGTATASVSLVSSDVRITGAILGDGTHFDFAAIGGGQEMVALTDIGLPTGDGQVFVSSGALVVADSINAAGSLVVVEGGRLVGNGTGALALRGDEVVVIAGGELTTESRLGSAGDIIIEGGFVDLSFDSTLQTFAGFDPNAHGGDIRILAEFLSLDGTRILTETASDADGGSVFIDAFSVGFFGGEIRTFGFGNGATGSVNINAFDYFMPGGRIDTRTFSDGLGGDVRINANVFHLAGGLITTTALGSTASGTLSINSDTAIFSDRGILQTQAAGSGGASSGALIVNTHDALFFGGEVASAGFNGAGVGPVEFTATGLLQMTGGFNQIASASLGGGDAGDVTVHAGEALLEGEALIESFTDGTDARSGNIVFAVDGGLSMSGGASVNSVARGAGEAGSVNVSASALSLRDDARIQSVNEGSGNAGVVALSLSGDLSLEGGAFIESIVGGTGDAGAIFIDAANVSLAGGTFIRSIDFGPSGTAASVTLDLAGDLLLSGGAVIESASTDNGDAGDVFVSAENTTIAGNSVVRSIVFGEVGNAGSVGFDLTGDFLLTGGSVIESSTLSEGDTGGISIAAANAAVRDNALIQSAVFGNGNGGAVRFDVENQMLADSFSTIIAFTQGDGDGGDVIIRAGDLLAQNTFITADVLGDGIGGRLDIEVVGTIRLSGDTFLATISEFGQAGDVRIIAGDTLFLDDVNSSISASASVFGSGGSVFVQAPNIMIGTNPDSVAPGGRISSVAQGASGAAGDIVVVTDNLVMNGGSISASALFQSRSNAGSVTVIAGTAHLMNLAEIGASTFGDGDAGQVRITADELIVENSFISSITDFGPGNAGSVEIDAGLLRIIDGEIRSATRAFGNAGTVDITADRLEMSGGLITSLTLGDGDAGDVTVRAGVIDITGGFISSTSSRSFPNANGDFLEATGDAGSVEIFADSLSFSGRSGIATATVGVGEAGNVLVRVTDELNMSGNTFIAASTAGSGNAGVLDVEAGSITLSDSAAITSGTGGAGSAGDITIATDSLSLFGDARISSRTAEGSTGSAGRVNVEVAGDLSLADAATIAATTESVGDAGLVRVTANRLTMTGGSIDSSTSAEGDAGDVLVVADSAQLSGDARINSSALRNSTGNAGNVRVDVAGVLGITDAAAITAATLSSGDAGLVTINAGSLMMTGGAVASSSDGEGDAGDVEINANSVRLRGNARVNSAALADSTGAAGQVTINSGGLVEVSEGARISASTRGPGDAGQVLIDTDTLIMDGGEITSFTSGSGDAGLVLIRANNASLTNGATINSLTEEGSTGDAGGVGVSVTGTLTITNDDGDYEPGLGETSEISATTFGSGDAGVVFVTAGDIVLRGGDITSATHGPGLAGDVTVEAQNLSVLFDSSIDSQAELGSSGGAGDVTVTVTDTLRIEPEGNISASSEGTGDAGTVEVRAGLLDMAGGAINSFTAGSGDAGLVGVFVDELVMAGGRIDSASDSDAPNAGRAGSVFIAAGNASLSGAAEIDSTGVSGDAGDVTVAVSGRLDMADSATISAATQGSGNAGSVEVSADLLSMTGGEINSITTGSGDAGSVSVLARELQMSGGRITSASEDPDPVTSATASAAPFQLATAPAGDAGDVLLRANNAFLADGASIDSTSQSSNAGTVTVEISDLLSLGNDAQISTAALGGGDAGDIDISAATLLLDNFSSISSTAAGTFSAGTIQINSSLIRIDNGSSVSTNSDNGPAGDIGLFLPSDGFLGLSGRDPGVITTSSGANTGGRITISDPFLILSEGGSILALGEQGGANVQISSDFFIRSSDTVNLISVDGSLLIESNVGEQITGTEVPTVDFLDASGILSGVCAAVRRSGEVSQFSTRITGPYGLPPAPDESAPAPSSPEEGETDPIARSDVPTMAVCL